From the genome of Mucispirillum schaedleri ASF457:
GAAGATATTATTGCAGCTAACGCTTTATACCGTCCGGGACCTATTGAAAGCGGCATGCTTGACAGTTTTATAAAAAGAAAACACGGAGAAGAAGAAGTAATATATCCTTTTGAAGAAATCAAAGATATATTAGAAGAAACTTATGGTGTCATAGTTTATCAAGAGCAGGTGATGCAGATAGCTCAGGTTTTAGGCGGCTACTCTCTTGGTGCTGCTGATATGCTAAGGCGTGCTATGGGTAAGAAAAAGAAAGAAGAAATGGAAAAAAACAGAGCCATATTCTTATATGGTGATGAAGAAAAAAATATTCCGGGTGTGCAAAAGTTAGGAAAAGATGTGCAGAAAGCATCAGATTTATATGATTTGATAGATAAATTTGCAGGCTATGGGTTTAATAAATCACACTCTGCTGCTTATGCTTATATTGCATACCAGACGGCTTATTTAAAAGTGAAATATCCAAAAGAATATATGAGTGCATTGTTATCTGTTTCTATTGATAATATTGATGATGTAGTAAAATATATAGATGAATGTTCCAGAATGGGTATAAAAATACTGCCGCCAGATATTAATAAAAGTTACTTTGATTTTAGAGTGGAGGGCGATGCTGTCCGCTTTGGTCTTGGAGCTATAAAAAGTGTAGGTCAGGCTGCTATTGAATCATTTATCATAGAGCGTGAAAAAAATGGCAAATATAAAAGTATATATGATTTATGCGACAGAATGGACTTTAAATCAGCTGCCAACAAAAAAACAATAGAAGCATTTATTTATTCAGGCACACTTGACTGTTTTGGAAAATCAAGGCATCAGCATACATGTGTATATATGTCTGCTCTTGAAGCTGCAGCAAGCAAAGCAAAGGACAGAGAAAAAGGCTTTGGCTCAATAGAAGATTTCTTAACTGGTGAACGAGAAGAATATTATCCAAATGTGGAAGAACCGCCTGCAAAAGTGCTGCTTTTAAAGGAAAAAGAAATACTAGGCTTTTACTATTCAAGCCATCCATTAAAGGAATATAATAAATATATAGAAACTTTTGCAGAAGATATGGAGCTTGTAAACAGTATGCGAAGTGAAGGTGAAGTTTTAGTTGCAGGTATGATTAAAAGCATACGCCATCATATTACAAAAAGTAAAAAGGAAAAAATGGCTTTTTTAGAGCTGGAAGATACAAAAAATAGTGTAGATGTAGTAGTTTTTCCAAAAATGTATGCAGATAATATCATGCACTTAAATGAAGATAATATAATAGCTGTTCAGGGAATGTTTACTCCAAATAATGAAGATGGCACAGGCTCTATTACTGCTAGAAAAATTATGACATTAGGGCATGCATTAGAAGAAAATACTGCCACACTAAAAATCACAATAGATACTGAAAAATCAACACCTGACAGAGTGTTTCAAATAAAAACTCTGATTGCACGGTTTAAAGGCAGACTGCCTGTAAATATAATATTCATTTTGCCAAATAAATACAGGGTATCAATGAGTGTATCAGAAGAATATGAAGTATGCCCTGAAATAGAATTTTTAGAGCTTTTAAAACAGGTGCCGGGTGTTATAGATATTGAGTTTGTGCAGACAGGTGACATCACATATTCATTAGATTTAGAAACAGAAAATTATACAATGGATACATGGAGTATAGCATAATGAAAAAAACACTAACAATAGCGGGAAGCGACAGCAGCGGCTGTGCAGGCATACAGGCTGATATTAAAACAATGGGGGCATTAGGTGTATTTGGAATGAGTGTTATTGCAGCAGTTACTTCCCAAAATACACTTGGTGTTACATATATTGAAGAATTAAGCACAAAATCAATTATTACACAGATTGAAGCAATTTATGATGATTTGGCACCTGATGCTTTAAAATCTGGTATGCTTTTTTCAAAGGATATAATAGAAGCGGTAGCAGATATATTAAAAGCAAGAAATAAAAGCCCTTATGTGCTGGACCCTGTAATGGTTGCCACAAGTGGTGCAAAACTTTTAAAAGATGATGCTATTTCTTATATGGTGGAAAAACTTTTCCCACTTGCTTATATAGTTACGCCAAATATACCAGAAGCAGAGCTTTTAAGCGGTATGAAAATAGAATGTCAGGAACATGTTGATAAAGCATGCAGGAAAATAAAAGATATGGGCGCACAGAATGTTATTATAAAAGGGGGACATTTCAACGACAAAGAATCTGTTGATACATTATTTGATGGTGAAAACCACTATGAAATATCTGCCGTGCGTGTAATAACAAAAAATACTCACGGAACAGGCTGCACTTATTCTTCTGCTATATGTTCATATCTTGCATTAGGCTTTAATTTGCTTGATGCTGTAAAATATGCCAAGCAGTATATAACATCTGCTATAATCTATGGAGCAGAAATGAATATAGGCAGTGGCAGCGGGCCTGTAAACCATTTTTTTGAAAATATAAAAAATAATAATGACGGCACAATATCTTTTGGGAGCTGCAGCTGTGGCTGAAATATATAAGGAATATGACTGCTTTGCTTATTTCTACAATAAATACTGGACTATTAATGCTCCGCTTTATTTAGAAAAAGCATTAGATATTCTTCTGCTTGAAAAATTAGAAGAAAATGCACATATTTTAGATGTATGCTGCGGCACTGGCAATGTGGCAGGCCTTTTGCATGAAAGGGGCTATAACATAACAGGGCTTGACGGCTCAAGCCTTATGCTTGACTATGCAAAAGAAAATGCTAAGGCAGTTGAATTTATTCAGGCAGATGCAAGAGATTTTAATTTAGGCAGAAAATTTCAAGCCATAACATGCCTTTTTGACAGTATAAACCATCTTTTAAATCAAGATGATGTATTATTAGTATTTAAAAATATTTATGAGCATTTAGAAGAACATGGAATATTTGTTTTTGATGCAAACTCGCTTTCATCATCGCAGGATGTAGATTTAAGTGATTTTTCTGCTGTAGAAAGTAATGAAGTTTTTATTTCACAAGGCTCATATAACAGTATAGAAAAATTAATAACATACTCTTTAACTGCATTTATTAATGAAGATAGTAAATGGGTAAGATATGATAACAAAATATATGAAAGATATTATGAAGAAGAGCTTTTAATATCTTTGCTTAAAAAAGCAGGCTTTAGAAATACTGCCTATACTTATGGGGCAGATATTGGAATAGAGCCTTTTGAAGACAGGGTATTTTTTACTGCATGGAGATAGTATGAATAAGCTGATTTTATTTTTATTTATGTGTTTAATTTCCTTCAATGCTTACAGTGCAGATTTACAGGGTATAGGTTATGGCTCTACAATGGAAGAAGCAAAGCAGGAAGCACTGTCAGATTTATCTGCATCAGTGAAAGTGCAGGTATATTCAAAGCATGAGCAGACAACATATAAAAATAAAAACAAAATAAAGTCAGATTATACACGCTGGACAAAGCTTTCAACAAATGTGCCTCTGCTTAATCCATCAATATATTATTCTAAAGAAAACGGAAAGCATAAAGCCACTGCAGTTATTGATAATCCTGCATTATACAGTAAAAAATTGACAGATATTGCAGAGCGTATTGATGAGATGACAAAAAATATAAAAACTGGCAGCGATAAAACATTAAATTACAGAGTATTAAAATCTGTTCAGAGCTTGTATGATGAATATGAAAGCTATCAGGCAGTGGCAGATGTGCTTGGCATAAAAGATTATCTGCTGCCTAGAATAAGCAGTGCAGAAGCATTAAAAATGATACTTGAAATGCAGGAAACACCACCAAGTTTAGAGGTAGCTGCAGAAGTGCTTACAAAAGATATGAATGAAAAAAATATCTATGTAGCACCAGTTATGTATGCAGGCAAAGAAAATATTACAGAGTTTGGTGCATTTTTTAAAGATATGCTTTCAACTAAGGTAAACTCTGTAGAAGTAGAAGAAGACGGCAGAAATAAACTCCGCTGCTCATATACACAAAGCGGAAATGATATAATTATGGCATGCTCACTTATTACCGGCATATCAAAAGTATTAAAATCATCAGCTGTTAAAATACCAAAAGAGCTTGTTACAATGCAGGCAGTGCCAAAAACTGATACATCATCTATTTTAAATACATATACACCACTAAAAACAGATTATAAAATATGGATAAAAATATCCACAGACGGAGACCCGACATTTTTACGAGAAAATGAGCCTTTTACTCTATTTGTTAAAGCAAATAAAGCAGGATATATATATTTTATTACAATGAATAATGCAGTAGACGGAGAAGCTAATATTTTACCTTTAGACTGGAATAATAAGTTTATTAAATATATTGATGAAAAAAATATAAATAAATGGGTATGTATAGGTCATTACAGGGTCAAAGCACCTTTTGGCAGCGAAAGTTTATATGCCTTTGGGCTTGAAAAAGAGCCAATGGCTGAATACATTGTGCCAGAATATACTCTTGATAAAATAGGATATTTAAAAAATGTCCGCCCTGAAGTGCTTTTGCAGGATGTATTATACCTTTTTAAAAGACAGCAGGGAGATAAAACTATGACATCTATTACATTTACAACAGCACCAAACAGAAAGAAAATGCAGTAAGGTGATATATGAAAAAATTATTTATTACAGTAATTATTTTTTATGCATTTAATTTATCAGCTGCACCAAAGATAGATTACAGTAAAGCATATTATATATCAAGCAGCGCAGCAACAGAACAGCTGGCAGTTTTTGGCAGTTTTGACGGCAATATCAGGCTGATAGATGCAGAAACTTCTGATATAATACTTCTTGATAATGCACATAAAAAACCAGTCATATCTATGAGTGTATCAAAAGACGGAAAGTATTTAGTAAGTGCTGGGCAGGATGATGTGATTATTTTTTGGGATATTGAACATTATAAAGAAATTAAGCGGATAGTAAAGCCCGCAATGGGTGTGCGTGCTGTGGCATTAAGCCCAAAAGCAGATAAATTATATATTGCCTATCCTGCTGCCATTTATGAATATGAAACAAAAAACTGGGTGAATACTGGGATTTATGAAGGCTATAAAAATGGTATTTATTCTATTGCAGTAAACGGCAGTGGTAAAATATTGGCTGCTGGCTCAAAAACTGGGGATATTTATATTACTGATTTAGAAAAAGGTGAAATCACTGATACTTACAGGGCAGGCAGGCAGTTAATTATGAGCCTTGATTTTGCAGGTGATAAAGATATTTTAATCAGCGGCGGATATGATAACACAGTCCGAATAT
Proteins encoded in this window:
- the thiD gene encoding bifunctional hydroxymethylpyrimidine kinase/phosphomethylpyrimidine kinase; protein product: MKKTLTIAGSDSSGCAGIQADIKTMGALGVFGMSVIAAVTSQNTLGVTYIEELSTKSIITQIEAIYDDLAPDALKSGMLFSKDIIEAVADILKARNKSPYVLDPVMVATSGAKLLKDDAISYMVEKLFPLAYIVTPNIPEAELLSGMKIECQEHVDKACRKIKDMGAQNVIIKGGHFNDKESVDTLFDGENHYEISAVRVITKNTHGTGCTYSSAICSYLALGFNLLDAVKYAKQYITSAIIYGAEMNIGSGSGPVNHFFENIKNNNDGTISFGSCSCG
- a CDS encoding class I SAM-dependent DNA methyltransferase, which encodes MAEIYKEYDCFAYFYNKYWTINAPLYLEKALDILLLEKLEENAHILDVCCGTGNVAGLLHERGYNITGLDGSSLMLDYAKENAKAVEFIQADARDFNLGRKFQAITCLFDSINHLLNQDDVLLVFKNIYEHLEEHGIFVFDANSLSSSQDVDLSDFSAVESNEVFISQGSYNSIEKLITYSLTAFINEDSKWVRYDNKIYERYYEEELLISLLKKAGFRNTAYTYGADIGIEPFEDRVFFTAWR
- a CDS encoding LPP20 family lipoprotein; translation: MNKLILFLFMCLISFNAYSADLQGIGYGSTMEEAKQEALSDLSASVKVQVYSKHEQTTYKNKNKIKSDYTRWTKLSTNVPLLNPSIYYSKENGKHKATAVIDNPALYSKKLTDIAERIDEMTKNIKTGSDKTLNYRVLKSVQSLYDEYESYQAVADVLGIKDYLLPRISSAEALKMILEMQETPPSLEVAAEVLTKDMNEKNIYVAPVMYAGKENITEFGAFFKDMLSTKVNSVEVEEDGRNKLRCSYTQSGNDIIMACSLITGISKVLKSSAVKIPKELVTMQAVPKTDTSSILNTYTPLKTDYKIWIKISTDGDPTFLRENEPFTLFVKANKAGYIYFITMNNAVDGEANILPLDWNNKFIKYIDEKNINKWVCIGHYRVKAPFGSESLYAFGLEKEPMAEYIVPEYTLDKIGYLKNVRPEVLLQDVLYLFKRQQGDKTMTSITFTTAPNRKKMQ
- a CDS encoding WD40 repeat domain-containing protein produces the protein MKKLFITVIIFYAFNLSAAPKIDYSKAYYISSSAATEQLAVFGSFDGNIRLIDAETSDIILLDNAHKKPVISMSVSKDGKYLVSAGQDDVIIFWDIEHYKEIKRIVKPAMGVRAVALSPKADKLYIAYPAAIYEYETKNWVNTGIYEGYKNGIYSIAVNGSGKILAAGSKTGDIYITDLEKGEITDTYRAGRQLIMSLDFAGDKDILISGGYDNTVRIYNLGRAKPVKEFSLFKDAVKSVKLNNDGTRAAIGSSDGTALIYNISSGQVINQTISEDGEITSLSAPKSLNFTAYGKGTAFQEERYGVIAYPNKNGVFRKLYSMQESDIIISEKDYINGRGSFGEYISSYNRGNKETMTEIMENYFRQDRLKVTLP